In Deltaproteobacteria bacterium, the genomic stretch GCCGGCGTGTTCGTGGCCCTCACGAACCGGCCGACTGCGGCGCCTGACGCGACCCGCCGCTCGCGCGGGCTGGTCGTCGCGGACGCACTCGGGCGCGCCTCCGCGACGCGCGCCGCCGAGGCCGCGCTTCAGCTCGCGCCGGGCGCCTACAACCCCTTCAACCTGTTCGTGGCCGACGCCGAGCACGCCTTTGCGATCGTCTACGAGGAGAAGCCGCGCGTGCGCGTGCTCGCGCCCGGCGCGCACGTGATCGGCAGCGCGGATCCGAACGACGCGGCGGTGCCGAAGATCGCGCGCTTGTTAGGGGAAGCGGAGCGCGTGGCGGCGGGCCCCGAGGCGAGCGCGCTCGATGCGCTGAGCGAGCTGTGCCGCTCGCACGACGCGCGCAACGACAACGCGCTCGAGCGCACCTGCATCCATCACGGCGAGTACGGGACGCGCAGCTCGACGCTGCTGCGTCGCGGGCCCGATCGCGAGCGGGACGTGTTTCGCTTCGCGGGCGGCGCGCCGTGTCAGACGAGTTATCAGGATTTCACGCCACTTCTGCGCGAGCTCGATGGAGCCGCTCTGAACTTCCCGACGACGAGGTGAACACTTGAGACGCATTGGCAGCAACATCCGCAAGCAGGCCACCGACGCGAAGGCGAACCGCCTCTCGCGCAACATCATCCGCTACACGGAGGAAGAGAAGCCCAAGAACGAGTACCCGAAGCGCATCGTCTCGCCGCCGCGCTCGAAGGCGTGCTGCACCGACGAGAATCGCGTGGTTGTCGGCCAGGTGAAGGAAGTCGAGGGCTTCAAGTTCTGTTACAAGATTTGCGCGACTTGCGGCCACGCCGTCCGGTACTTCTACCCCGCGGCCGAAGGCACGAGCGACGCGGTGAAGAGCTACCGGTCGTGGAAGAAGTACATGGTTCAGTGAGCGACGGCCGCTTCGGCGCGCGCTCGCGAGATGCGGTCGTCGCATGAGTGAGCGTCTTCGGGAAGCCGAGGAATACCTTCAGGGCCTGATCAACTACGAGCGCGCGCCCAGCTTTGCGGGCGCGCGCTTTTCGTTGGCGCCGATCCAGGCGCTGCTCGCGAAGCTCGGCAACCCCGAGCGCGGCCTGCGCGTGCTGCACATCGCGGGCTCGAAGGGGAAGGGCTCGACCGCGCTGCTCTCCGAGGCCTTGTTAGGCGAAGCCGGACTGCGCACGGGCACGTTCACGTCGCCGCACCTCGAGCGCTGGACGGAGCGCTTCCGCGTCGCGGGCCGCGAGATCGACGGCGATCGCCTGGCCGACGCGGTCGCGAAGATTCGCCCCGCGGTCGACGCGCTGCGCGGGACCGAGAACGCGCCGAGCTTCTTCGACGCGACGACCGCGGCGGCCCTCGTGATCTTCGCCGAGGAGAACGTCGACGTGGCGATCCTCGAGGTCGGCCTCGGAGGCCGCCTCGATTCGACGAACGCAGTCACGCCCGCGGTCACCTGCATCACCACGATCGAGCTCGAGCACACCGACAAG encodes the following:
- a CDS encoding NRDE family protein, with amino-acid sequence MCTLIALHRCYPTAHLLVAANRDEFLARPASGPRVHEWGGRRVIAPVDERAGGTWLGLNDAGVFVALTNRPTAAPDATRRSRGLVVADALGRASATRAAEAALQLAPGAYNPFNLFVADAEHAFAIVYEEKPRVRVLAPGAHVIGSADPNDAAVPKIARLLGEAERVAAGPEASALDALSELCRSHDARNDNALERTCIHHGEYGTRSSTLLRRGPDRERDVFRFAGGAPCQTSYQDFTPLLRELDGAALNFPTTR